The following coding sequences lie in one Sporomusaceae bacterium FL31 genomic window:
- a CDS encoding nitroreductase: protein MSLICVNESQCIRCGICVAECPTLVLSMNTNGPEAVHSEQCIACGHCVAVCPHAALDHELTPLERQVDIQGLPVLDKESAARFLRSRRSIRSFKNTPVPRETLLELVDMARLAPTGSNGQGVSFLIVEDKKIIEEAAKIVVDWLEDIPISQYFSVMLQAFREKGIDTVLRDAPHLVLALANADFPRGRENSVFSLAYLELFAPALGLGSCWAGIFELCAFRGHEPLLNLFPIPEGKKITGAVMVGVPKYRYQRLPERNPLEVAFL from the coding sequence ATGAGTTTAATCTGTGTGAATGAAAGCCAATGCATCCGCTGTGGGATTTGTGTAGCAGAATGCCCGACTCTGGTATTGAGCATGAACACCAATGGGCCAGAAGCGGTGCATAGTGAGCAATGTATTGCCTGTGGGCATTGTGTGGCCGTCTGTCCGCATGCAGCGCTCGATCATGAACTAACCCCGCTTGAGCGGCAGGTTGATATTCAGGGCTTACCCGTACTGGATAAAGAAAGTGCTGCACGGTTTCTCCGGTCACGCCGTTCCATCCGCTCTTTTAAAAATACCCCTGTACCGCGGGAAACATTACTGGAACTTGTCGATATGGCCCGGTTGGCTCCTACTGGCAGCAATGGTCAGGGAGTTTCTTTCTTGATTGTCGAAGATAAAAAGATTATTGAAGAAGCTGCTAAGATCGTCGTGGATTGGTTAGAGGATATTCCCATATCGCAATATTTTAGCGTTATGCTGCAAGCTTTTCGGGAAAAAGGCATTGATACCGTTCTCCGTGATGCTCCGCATCTTGTGTTAGCCCTGGCCAATGCCGATTTTCCGCGGGGACGGGAGAATTCAGTCTTCTCGCTGGCCTACCTGGAGCTGTTTGCGCCAGCACTGGGATTAGGGTCTTGCTGGGCAGGGATTTTTGAGCTATGTGCCTTCAGAGGCCACGAGCCGTTGCTAAACTTATTCCCAATACCGGAAGGAAAGAAGATTACTGGTGCAGTCATGGTCGGAGTTCCTAAATATCGCTATCAGCGTCTGCCAGAAAGAAATCCCCTGGAAGTTGCTTTTTTATAA
- a CDS encoding MarR family transcriptional regulator: MDCSNLSHAQCCACGSLRKTTRAITQFFDRHLQPIGLRSTQCSLLLAVSLQGSLSVSELGDHLLMDQTTVTRNIEILRKHGYVSVSKDEQDARRKSIAITDSGAQKLMQAMPLLQQAQAKIEQGLGEKDMQNFLRLLKQIEKIVE, encoded by the coding sequence ATGGATTGCTCAAATCTATCGCATGCCCAATGTTGCGCTTGCGGTAGTTTGCGAAAAACGACGCGGGCGATTACGCAATTTTTTGATCGCCATCTTCAGCCAATCGGTTTGCGCAGCACACAATGTTCGCTGCTGCTGGCTGTTTCCTTGCAGGGTAGTCTTTCTGTTAGTGAATTAGGAGACCACTTGCTAATGGACCAGACTACCGTAACGAGAAATATTGAGATATTAAGAAAGCATGGCTATGTGTCTGTGAGCAAGGACGAGCAGGATGCACGGCGCAAGTCCATTGCTATCACAGACAGCGGCGCACAAAAGCTGATGCAGGCCATGCCGCTTCTGCAGCAGGCACAAGCCAAGATCGAACAAGGGCTTGGTGAAAAGGACATGCAAAACTTTCTAAGGCTGCTAAAACAAATCGAAAAGATTGTTGAATAA
- a CDS encoding metallophosphatase, whose amino-acid sequence MRFTYMVLMVLGLTGLISWLNYIVLARQFDFYRQQGVRYAYWLVSAGALAVTYYSRIKPPSSVRPADEFFYWLLYAALAWICGQLALILFQAIFYIAERVLFFAAKLARPAEYSGTAITRRKFLQGAATVLPLVSVGTGARGIYQAQVEMAVRKYNLTFPDLPANLNGYKIGQISDTHLGPYFSLERLDTVIQLLKEEQPDVVVITGDLADDLQLLRPALSRLDALVPFIPQGIYFCFGNHEYIRDIARFRAELANSRLVLLENSSQMIVPGEQPLYLLGVDYPGSDVSRSALDISVSRRQQFFAAANENIPEKAFKILLAHHPDFLFDGFAAQIPLTLAGHTHGGQVVIGGKSLLDQHVYMRGLYQENGVYGYVSCGAGHWFPFRLGCPPEISLFTLHGSTN is encoded by the coding sequence ATGCGTTTTACTTATATGGTGCTTATGGTATTGGGACTGACCGGCTTGATCAGTTGGCTCAACTATATCGTATTAGCACGCCAATTTGATTTTTACCGTCAGCAAGGGGTACGCTATGCCTACTGGCTGGTTTCAGCAGGTGCTTTGGCTGTCACCTATTACAGCCGTATAAAGCCGCCATCATCAGTCAGGCCAGCGGATGAGTTTTTTTACTGGTTGTTGTATGCCGCACTGGCCTGGATCTGTGGACAGCTTGCCCTTATTTTGTTTCAAGCCATCTTCTATATTGCAGAAAGAGTCCTGTTTTTTGCAGCAAAGCTGGCTCGGCCTGCCGAATACAGTGGCACTGCCATCACGCGCCGGAAGTTTTTACAGGGTGCGGCAACTGTACTGCCGCTTGTCTCGGTAGGGACAGGTGCCCGCGGCATCTATCAGGCTCAAGTGGAGATGGCTGTCAGGAAATACAATCTGACTTTTCCGGATTTGCCAGCCAATCTGAATGGTTATAAAATCGGACAGATTAGTGATACCCATCTTGGCCCGTATTTCAGCTTGGAACGGCTGGATACTGTCATTCAATTGCTGAAGGAAGAGCAGCCTGATGTGGTGGTGATTACCGGCGATTTGGCTGATGACCTGCAATTGCTGAGACCGGCACTCAGTCGGTTGGATGCGCTGGTGCCATTCATTCCTCAGGGAATCTATTTCTGCTTTGGCAACCATGAATATATTCGGGATATAGCACGTTTTCGTGCTGAACTTGCTAATAGCCGCTTGGTGCTGCTGGAAAATAGCAGCCAGATGATTGTGCCGGGTGAGCAGCCGCTTTATCTGTTAGGTGTTGATTATCCAGGGTCTGATGTTTCCAGATCCGCATTGGATATCAGTGTCAGCCGGCGCCAGCAGTTCTTTGCAGCTGCAAATGAAAACATTCCGGAGAAGGCCTTTAAAATCTTGCTGGCACATCATCCCGATTTTCTGTTTGATGGTTTTGCTGCTCAGATTCCGCTGACGCTTGCCGGCCATACCCATGGGGGTCAAGTTGTCATTGGCGGTAAATCCTTGTTAGATCAGCATGTCTACATGCGAGGCTTGTATCAGGAAAATGGTGTATACGGTTATGTCAGCTGCGGGGCAGGACATTGGTTCCCCTTCCGGCTGGGCTGTCCACCGGAGATTAGTCTGTTTACCTTGCATGGCAGTACAAATTAA
- a CDS encoding alpha/beta hydrolase: MKLHPGIQSINKRSWRRWFLISMLVLLLCINGAGLYAGTIIYQETSILHSRLNIHNSDKLKRILEFGKQEKQWQDVVISSRFGYPLQGTYIPNSQPTNKTLIFLHGFTENRLVGLTYLNIYLDAGFNLLLVDSRAHGESGGSSVTWGNYEKYDLDQWVDWVQERFPAGKIGVHGISMGAATALLHAELNEEHKRVAFYIADSAYSDFETLLMQQMEQRLHLPGKILPKILLQYANVVAYIDSRFTFYQASPIRAVRKVTTPILYIHGEADHLVPASMSQELYQATKGPRQIYTFPQAEHVSAVFADWKRYDTVIQNFTRSVNTMSERNTWPHTAFKRLTK; this comes from the coding sequence ATGAAATTACATCCTGGTATTCAATCCATCAATAAAAGAAGCTGGCGGCGCTGGTTTTTGATCAGTATGTTGGTTCTGTTACTTTGTATCAATGGTGCCGGTCTTTATGCGGGCACGATCATCTACCAAGAAACAAGCATTCTGCATTCCCGCCTCAATATCCACAATTCAGATAAACTGAAACGAATTTTAGAATTTGGCAAGCAAGAAAAGCAGTGGCAGGATGTTGTTATTTCATCCCGCTTCGGCTATCCATTACAAGGAACCTATATTCCGAATTCACAACCCACCAATAAAACGCTCATTTTTCTTCACGGTTTTACTGAAAATCGATTAGTTGGCTTGACGTATCTGAACATCTATTTGGATGCCGGCTTTAATCTTCTGCTCGTTGATTCGCGGGCGCACGGAGAAAGCGGCGGCAGTTCAGTGACTTGGGGCAATTATGAGAAATATGATTTGGATCAATGGGTGGATTGGGTTCAAGAACGCTTTCCTGCAGGTAAAATTGGGGTTCATGGAATATCCATGGGGGCGGCAACTGCACTATTGCATGCTGAGCTTAACGAAGAGCATAAACGGGTAGCATTCTATATTGCCGATAGTGCTTATTCGGATTTTGAAACATTACTGATGCAGCAAATGGAGCAGCGCCTGCACTTACCGGGTAAAATTCTGCCCAAAATTTTATTGCAATATGCCAATGTTGTCGCTTATATTGATTCTCGGTTTACCTTTTATCAGGCTTCACCCATCCGGGCAGTTCGCAAGGTTACCACTCCCATTCTTTATATTCATGGCGAGGCGGATCATCTTGTACCGGCTTCTATGTCGCAGGAATTGTATCAAGCAACCAAAGGGCCGCGGCAAATTTATACTTTTCCGCAGGCCGAGCATGTCAGTGCCGTTTTTGCAGACTGGAAACGGTATGATACTGTCATTCAAAATTTTACGCGTTCGGTCAACACTATGTCTGAGCGGAATACCTGGCCGCACACGGCGTTTAAGCGGTTAACGAAGTAG
- a CDS encoding TetR family transcriptional regulator, which produces MPKTGLTSEELKEKALQIAEDKLRYYGFEKFRLTDIAKELHVSHAALYNHFPDKAALLDAISERWLNRMDCILVAITQQKASPSQLIIEWFLTYHELKKEKVLTDPELFKSFNMAAELQKPFILLHLQNLHNQLLLLVQRAMDAGQIRSQSPQPVVKLLFEATVSFHHPRMVLDHKDEQREGLLKELVSVLLEGLK; this is translated from the coding sequence ATGCCGAAAACCGGATTGACCTCAGAAGAGCTGAAAGAAAAAGCGTTGCAAATTGCTGAAGATAAACTTCGTTATTATGGCTTTGAGAAGTTTCGCTTAACTGATATTGCGAAAGAACTTCATGTAAGCCACGCCGCTCTTTATAACCATTTCCCTGACAAAGCAGCCTTGCTTGATGCTATCTCTGAACGCTGGCTCAATCGAATGGACTGTATCTTAGTCGCCATAACCCAACAAAAAGCTTCCCCCAGTCAGCTGATTATCGAATGGTTTCTTACTTATCACGAGTTAAAAAAAGAAAAGGTTCTAACCGATCCAGAACTTTTTAAATCCTTTAATATGGCGGCTGAACTACAAAAACCCTTCATTCTGCTGCATTTGCAAAACCTGCACAATCAACTGCTGCTCCTTGTCCAAAGGGCCATGGATGCTGGACAAATCCGCAGCCAATCTCCGCAGCCTGTAGTAAAGCTGCTGTTTGAGGCCACGGTATCCTTCCACCACCCGCGGATGGTTCTCGACCACAAGGATGAACAACGAGAAGGCTTACTGAAGGAACTCGTTTCCGTATTGCTGGAGGGTCTAAAATAG
- the fabG_2 gene encoding 3-ketoacyl-ACP reductase: MTQEKKLAGKVAIVTGASRGIGKTIAEELALHGAKVVINYASSPEKAAQAVAGIRQQGGEAIAVQADISQVAEVQKLFQAALQEYGQVDILVNNAGIMITKLISAITEEDFDKIFAINVKGTFFACQQAAIHMNKNGRIINFSTSVAGNMFPAYSIYAGTKGAVEQMTRQLAKEFGPKGITINAVAPGPVNTELFTVGKTAEQIDALSKMNAFGRLGEPQDIAKTVLFLTSEDAQWITGQTLRINGGFI; encoded by the coding sequence ATGACTCAAGAGAAAAAGCTTGCAGGAAAAGTAGCCATTGTAACTGGCGCATCCAGAGGGATTGGCAAAACAATTGCCGAAGAGCTGGCGCTGCATGGAGCGAAAGTTGTCATCAATTATGCCAGCAGTCCGGAAAAAGCCGCTCAGGCAGTTGCGGGAATTCGGCAGCAAGGCGGCGAAGCCATTGCTGTGCAGGCAGACATCAGCCAGGTTGCCGAAGTACAGAAGCTGTTTCAGGCAGCACTGCAGGAATACGGTCAAGTTGATATCTTAGTCAATAATGCCGGGATCATGATTACCAAACTGATCTCAGCCATTACGGAAGAAGATTTTGACAAAATCTTTGCCATTAATGTGAAAGGCACCTTCTTTGCTTGTCAGCAGGCTGCAATACACATGAACAAGAACGGCCGGATTATTAACTTTTCCACTTCAGTGGCTGGCAATATGTTCCCTGCCTATAGCATTTACGCCGGTACCAAAGGAGCGGTTGAGCAAATGACCCGGCAGTTGGCAAAAGAGTTTGGCCCTAAGGGAATTACCATCAATGCAGTAGCTCCAGGCCCAGTAAACACTGAGCTTTTCACTGTAGGCAAAACCGCTGAACAAATTGATGCCCTCAGTAAAATGAATGCCTTTGGCCGTTTAGGTGAGCCGCAGGATATCGCCAAGACTGTATTATTCCTTACCAGTGAAGATGCTCAGTGGATAACAGGCCAAACCCTCCGTATTAACGGCGGATTCATTTAA
- a CDS encoding two-component sensor histidine kinase, whose amino-acid sequence MRNNDRKHPQHQSDQYDLRSFHADWRHLRPHHNHHREFLRQYKYFRFLRPVGILFSLLILYIAFSWAGSKELGLLFAALIVIKEIIHFFFMWRLEKRIFRPMISLKKGLDEVARGNYTIKVSNAMPGDLGIVIDAFNEMTEKLYESEKLQAEYEENRKALIANISHDLKTPISAIQGYVEALMEDSFSSAESKAKYLRTIHHNTLYVNKLIDDLFLFAKLDMQKLDFQCQHTNIQAFMDDLIEECRFNLTEQQIKFFYDSLLKEEVFINLDGKRFYQAFNNIITNAIQHGPASGLVVRVTLYQQEEFVGIDIQDNGPGIPADKLDFVFDRFYRIHTERPKETAGTGLGLAIARELIEAHGGKITVRNNENQGSCFTILLPAWQNHNEEAEHETHLNH is encoded by the coding sequence TTGAGAAATAATGACCGTAAGCATCCCCAGCACCAATCAGATCAATACGACCTGCGAAGCTTTCATGCAGACTGGCGGCACCTGCGCCCCCATCATAACCACCATCGGGAATTTCTGCGTCAATACAAATATTTCCGCTTTCTCCGTCCAGTGGGCATCTTATTCAGCCTGCTCATCCTCTATATAGCCTTTAGCTGGGCTGGCAGCAAGGAGCTCGGCCTGCTTTTTGCCGCATTGATTGTCATTAAGGAAATCATCCATTTTTTCTTTATGTGGCGTTTAGAAAAAAGAATATTCCGGCCCATGATCAGCTTAAAAAAAGGGTTGGATGAAGTTGCCAGAGGCAACTACACCATTAAAGTATCAAATGCAATGCCCGGCGATCTAGGTATCGTCATTGATGCGTTTAACGAAATGACGGAAAAGCTCTATGAAAGCGAAAAGCTCCAGGCTGAGTATGAAGAAAACCGCAAGGCATTGATTGCCAATATTTCGCATGACTTAAAAACACCGATAAGTGCCATCCAAGGTTATGTTGAAGCCCTTATGGAGGACTCATTCAGCTCAGCAGAAAGCAAAGCGAAGTATTTAAGAACAATCCACCATAATACACTCTACGTGAACAAATTGATTGATGATCTATTCTTGTTTGCAAAGCTAGATATGCAAAAGCTGGATTTCCAGTGCCAACACACCAATATCCAGGCCTTCATGGATGATCTTATCGAAGAATGCCGGTTCAATTTGACTGAGCAGCAGATCAAATTTTTCTATGACAGCCTGCTCAAAGAAGAGGTTTTTATCAACCTGGACGGAAAACGCTTTTATCAGGCTTTTAATAATATCATCACCAATGCCATCCAGCATGGTCCAGCATCAGGGCTTGTTGTAAGAGTAACCTTATATCAGCAAGAAGAGTTTGTCGGCATAGACATCCAGGACAATGGCCCAGGAATTCCTGCCGACAAACTGGACTTTGTTTTTGACCGGTTTTATCGCATTCATACTGAACGCCCGAAAGAAACAGCCGGAACGGGTCTGGGGCTGGCTATTGCCCGCGAATTGATTGAGGCGCACGGGGGCAAAATCACTGTACGCAATAATGAAAACCAAGGAAGCTGCTTTACCATTCTGCTGCCGGCTTGGCAGAATCACAATGAGGAGGCCGAGCATGAAACGCATCTTAATCATTGA